From one Babesia bovis T2Bo chromosome 3, whole genome shotgun sequence genomic stretch:
- a CDS encoding GDP dissociation inhibitor family protein, with the protein MADLEVDVIITGTGITASVITGCLAYSGCKVLQIDRHHCYGQNNRTLSIKQLLESSDAHCLNSPYYLKQQYEAVFNQCTTQDVTGHTTVSGSSESNVVPTECITLDTSNHVNFKEQNRLMELMDIMYSNKDPTPQILYEISPFYKEGTRAIEVLDNLCANSSKHALDLWPKLVYSSSAAVDLLVNSGGHSYIHFTDANGPVLYGQDNANNERIQLQEVPHSRNAICRSQMLEPLEKRTLMQMVTDIMAGYCLPQFSSLSLKGTETTSSGTGNIAENLEEPDKNWLEFLRTRGCTPNIINVLCYGICMGGSDVGTWTKKEGVQRLVKYAQSINLYRESNSPFIYPMYGTGDIVQAFSRVSAVLGTVFMLRTWITSIGEPQENGLRNVTLSNGMTVRTKLLLLDGSQIGDTLYNKQVQYQQNRDMMDTLAEKPASTQPRRVHVLGLITEKPILPSLTLAVTTEPSSNPDETKDPVYIIQSGAEAGATPENTNVIYLMTVDNTEKAEFNDLANCTHPTIQRMLRICNKLCPDKGVLERALLSIYTAHEVGTEVNSDLVNMEAHRGWLSQDGCYMKKQGLGVAFIPKVKATPVVPLVEEIPLAISVVNTLLARNEAYKTAYDDKDLGKYIHVTRPEDTEDNNMDITAEKLQSIIEKYG; encoded by the coding sequence ATGGCCGACCTTGAAGTAGACGTTATTATAACAGGCACCGGTATCACTGCATCGGTGATTACAGGATGCCTAGCTTACAGTGGTTGCAAGGTGCTACAGATTGATAGACATCATTGCTACGGACAAAACAATAGGACGTTGTCAATCAAACAGCTTCTTGAATCGTCGGATGCGCATTGCCTAAACTCTCCATACTATCTGAAACAACAGTATGAAGCAGTATTTAATCAATGTACAACACAGGATGTAACTGGCCATACAACGGTATCCGGGTCATCAGAATCAAATGTAGTTCCAACAGAATGTATTACTCTAGACACTAGCAACCACGTCAATTTTAAAGAACAAAATCGCTTGATGGAGCTAATGGATATAATGTACAGTAATAAAGATCCAACTCCGCAAATATTGTATGAAATATCGCCATTTTATAAAGAAGGTACCAGAGCAATAGAGGTATTGGATAACCTCTGCGCAAATAGTAGCAAACATGCCCTGGATTTGTGGCCAAAATTAGTATACAGCTCGTCTGCTGCCGTAGATCTCCTGGTTAATTCCGGAGGACACAGCTATATACACTTCACTGATGCTAATGGACCGGTGCTATATGGCCAAGATAACGCAAACAACGAACGTATACAACTACAGGAAGTACCGCATAGCAGAAATGCTATATGCAGATCGCAAATGTTAGAGCCTTTGGAAAAACGAACGCTCATGCAAATGGTGACTGATATAATGGCAGGATACTGCCTACCACAATTCTCATCACTGTCACTCAAAGGAACTGAGACAACATCAAGTGGTACCGGTAATATTGCAGAAAATTTAGAGGAGCCAGATAAAAACTGGCTAGAGTTTCTACGAACAAGGGGATGTACACCAAATATAATCAACGTACTGTGCTATGGAATATGCATGGGAGGTTCAGACGTTGGTACATGGACCAAAAAGGAAGGAGTGCAACGACTTGTAAAGTATGCCCAGTCGATCAATCTATATCGGGAGTCAAATTCGCCATTCATATACCCAATGTACGGAACAGGGGATATTGTGCAAGCATTCTCCAGAGTTTCAGCAGTACTTGGCACAGTCTTCATGCTGAGGACGTGGATAACATCCATAGGTGAACCACAGGAAAACGGATTGCGCAATGTTACGCTTTCTAATGGGATGACCGTACGTACAAAGTTATTACTACTAGATGGCTCACAAATCGGCGATACGCTGTATAACAAGCAAGTTCAGTACCAACAAAATAGAGATATGATGGATACTCTAGCAGAGAAACCTGCCAGCACACAACCACGCCGAGTCCACGTGCTAGGATTAATCACTGAGAAGCCAATACTCCCATCACTTACATTAGCCGTGACAACAGAACCAAGTTCGAATCCTGACGAGACAAAAGACCCAgtatacattatacaaTCAGGAGCTGAAGCTGGAGCAACACCGGAAAATAcaaatgtgatatatttgatgaCCGTAGACAACACTGAAAAGGCAGAATTTAATGATCTGGCAAATTGTACACACCCAACCATACAACGGATGCTAAGAATATGCAATAAACTATGCCCAGACAAGGGTGTATTGGAAAGGGCATTACTGTCGATCTATACAGCACATGAAGTGGGTACAGAAGTTAATAGTGACCTAGTCAATATGGAAGCACACAGAGGATGGCTTTCACAAGATGGATGCTATATGAAAAAACAAGGACTTGGGGTCGCATTCATACCGAAAGTTAAAGCAACACCAGTAGTGCCACTCGTCGAAGAAATaccattggcaatatcaGTTGTTAACACTTTACTTGCAAGAAATGAAGCATACAAAACAGCATACGATGATAAGGATCTCGGAAAATACATTCATGTCACCCGCCCCGAAGACACAGAAGACAATAATATGGACATAACAGCAGAAAAGTTACAGTCTATAATAGAGAAGTACggataa
- a CDS encoding putative ribosomal RNA small subunit methyltransferase A, giving the protein MKCEAYYVLFLILLIYNAVNAFKINRRSSSVPRNILPKIAHFQGTRPNWIAEDVNIADVYSLWTSFLHGIVINQRNSTPVWMDHNEDVQDSADKKPLRSLKDLSKIEIMPLKQPTKKKTTKKWKNNKSEDAETVIPRLPAGEFKPKQSLGQNFISDLNIMKRLCNSFDQDEGGHPDGRQVIEVGAGIGSLTHILYKKYPKMSAIEIDARAISQLSRNLPDLDVIHDDVLQVDYDAVSKAKGCKLWIIGNLPFYITSQILFCLVDYKRVIDTAVVTAQWEVAQRIVARPNQFEYSILSVVLQLYAKPSLCFKIPNYAFYPVPKVDSGVIRLEFKNKTNPECAPLVLKRILRDSFNQRRKMLKTSLRTCLDQLEIPKLPSELEDIRPQQLPPEGFVALSKWIERHGNFSGTNTRYGLHDNKRMSSPMGMESLEPHPDRVWRQFKHGEK; this is encoded by the exons ATGAAATGTGAAGCTTATTATGTGttatttttaattttacttatatacaatgccgTCAATGCCTTCAAGATCAATAGAAGGTCGTCTTCTGTACCAAGAAACATATTACCTAAAATCGCACATTTTCAAGGTACAAGACCAAACTGGATTGCAGAAGATGTAAACATCGCAGATGTGTACTCATTATGGACTAGCTTCCTTCATGGAATAGTGATTAATCAACGAAACAGTACACCGGTTTGGATGGATCACAATGAAGATGTGCAAGATTCCGCCGATAAGAAACCACTAAGGAGCTTAAAAGACCTATCCAAAATAGAAATCATGCCTCTAAAACAGCCTACAAAAAAGAAGACAACAAAAAAGTGGAAGAATAATAAATCTGAAGATGCAGAAACCGTTATACCCCGTTTACCTGCAGGAGAGTTTAA GCCTAAACAAAGCTTGGGGCAGAATTTCATAAGTGACCTCAATATAATGAAACGATTGTGCAACTCTTTTGACCAAGATGAAGGCGGTCACCCAG ATGGGCGACAAGTAATTGAAGTGGGAGCTGGAATAGGCTCATTGACGCATATTCTTTACAAAAAATACCCTAAGATGAGCGCTATTGAGATTGATGCTAGGGCCATTAGTCAATTGAGTCGCAACCTCCCTGATCTAGATGTAATTCATGACGACGTTTTACAGGTAGATTACGATGCAGTGAGCAAGGCTAAAGGATGTAAACTGTGGATCATTGGCAATTTGCCATTCTATATCACAAGTCAGATATTGTTCTGTCTGGTTGACTACAAAAGGGTCATCGACACTGCAGTGGTAACAGCACAGTGGGAAGTTGCACAACGTATTGTAGCTCGTCCAAATCAATTCGAATACTCCATACTTAGTGTAGTGCTCCAATTGTACGCTAAACCTAGTCTGTGTTTTAAAATTCCAAACTACGCGTTCTACCCTGTGCCCAAGGTAGACTCCGGAGTTATTCGACTGGaatttaaaaataaaaccAACCCGGAATGCGCCCCGCTAGTGTTAAAACGTATACTGCGTGACAGTTTTAACCAACGTAGGAAAATGCTGAAAACCAGTCTGCGAACGTGTCTGGATCAGTTGGAAATCCCCAAGTTACCATCCGAACTGGAAGATATTAGACCGCAACAATTACCACCAGAAGGATTCGTAGCACTATCTAAATGGATAGAACGCCATGGTAACTTCAGTGGTACAAACACCCGTTACGGCTTGCACGACAACAAACGAATGTCGTCTCCAATGGGCATGGAGTCACTTGAACCACACCCAGACCGTGTATGGCGTCAGTTTAAACATGGAGAAAAGTAA
- a CDS encoding putative integral membrane protein encodes MASSKNASERRAPAAFCGVDLTRCLDAACLAIFVLLLSCCFLFMFGELLRMIDRTPMFKEPYVKNALNRLLPFRNGFDFNLTHALLFSICCLLLAFRADFPGEHSSADESKDSKTK; translated from the exons ATGGCATCATCGAAGAATGCTTCGGAACGCCGCGCGCCAGCGGCCTTTTGCGGTGTAGACCTCACCAGATGTCTTGATG CCGCTTGTTTGGCGATATTTGTTTTGTTGCTCTCATGCTGTTTTTTGTTCATGTTTGGTGAGCTTTTGAGAATGATTGATCGTACTCCCATGTTTAAGGAGCCGTATGTCAAGAACGCCTTGAACCGTTTGTTGCCATTTAGG AATGGATTTGATTTCAATCTTACTCACGCACTTCTGTTTTCTATTTGCTGTCTTCTTCTTGCTTTCAGGGCTGACTTCCCGGGTGAACACTCTTCAGCGGATGAATCTAAGGATTCTAAGACTAAGTAA
- a CDS encoding WD domain G-beta repeat family protein has protein sequence MGVGSPDDFGVQRNHGAPPELHTSPLALAPRTNMKHKANDEKLQVLFDNYTNEFQRMVEWALSSLNRSREELLDVCFVVYLEVYVRLFRSSADYARKFLKEFLSLFEYKFGHFIKPIMDFLFPDQLANSPLIRQRAFLQQKYYIILSKRAMRLITGWMNNNEGSVLDDIIIEGVEFLDGELFNHSQGHLFRSHFIAKYDIDPITVNRYKHPFYGLYIRDFDDEIKAKKVKQAEVLAKQEIPYIPLGLPAEILADYSTTECGSAIVETITGEHARLEEPDKLVPLPKHGTDYYQALRGMFIAQRDARVPHDNTMALSYTFQNVLRSSSCAISAFDGRFAALGLDDGGILVWDLVTSECANAMKDITPVLGESIAARSVAKSAGATIVDRLLQNNSSSGTTRSTEQQKDNLVSGEGIMYGHDGSVQSLVFGECGKVLLSGGVDGETRLWLMGSKSTRCVYRGGDSAVMDLAYAPYGFYFSTCEADGAARMWATDRSFPLRILRTAQADCLGVKFHPNSSLLATPCSDGKIRFWDLRTSGCSIILDSTPNGVKYNPCCNSVIAISKNGRILASANGNHVTVYDLYQSRQMQMLLGHTETIVAMDFNNGTTELAISDPTVVSLWDLNCSRQWPSSQHPSDSTSTFNSRVSTLTQFENGAIGLKKAMRVVDTQIRDIGYTPENVLLTLGLSTSKEMDM, from the exons ATGGGTGTAGGCTCTCCAGATGACTTCGGTGTCCAGCGCAATCACGGCGCGCCACCTGAGTTACATACCAGTCCATTGGCCTTAGCACCCAGAACTAACATGAAGCACAAG GCGAACGATGAGAAGCTGCAAGTGTTATTCGACAATTACACAAATGAATTCCAACGAATGGTAGAATGGGCACTTAGCAGCCTCAATCGCTCACGTGAAGAGCTTCTAGATGTATGCTTCGTTGTTTACCTAGAGGTCTATGTTAGACTCTTCCGTTCGTCCGCCGATTATG CGCGCAAATTCCTAAAGGAATTCCTATCATTATTTGAATATAAATTCGGTCATTTCATTAAACCTATTATGGATTTCTTATTTCCAGACCAATTGGCTAACTCACCATTGATACGGCAGCGTGCATTTCTACAGCAGAAGTATTACATCATCCTATCTAAACGGGCAATGCGCTTGATAACAGGATGGATGAACAATAACGAAGGGTCTGTACTAGACGATATCATTATTGAAGGCGTTGAGTTTCTAGACGGCGAGCTTTTTAACCACAGCCAAGGACACTTGTTCCGGAGTCACTTTATCGCAAAGTATGATATCGATCCCATTACCGTAAACAGGTACAAGCATCCATTTTATGGCCTTTATATACGTGATTTCGATGACGAAATAAAAGCAAAAAAGGTGAAACAAGCAGAAGTACTTGCTAAACAAGAGATCCCATATATTCCATTGGGCCTTCCGGCTGAAATATTGGCCGATTATAGCACTACAGAATGTGGTAGCGCAATTGTAGAGACTATTACAGGCGAACACGCTCGATTAGAGGAACCTGATAAACTGGTCCCATTGCCTAAACATGGAACCGACTACTACCAAGCGCTCCGTGGCATGTTCATAGCACAACGTGATGCACGAGTGCCACATGACAATACAATGGCACTGAGCTATACCTTCCAGAACGTACTGCGTAGCTCAAGTTGCGCTATATCCGCATTCGATGGCAGGTTTGCGGCACTAGGACTAGACGATGGAGGTATCCTGGTTTGGGACCTTGTCACGTCGGAGTGCGCAAACGCCATGAAAGATATCACGCCGGTGTTGGGAGAAAGCATCGCAGCTCGCAGTGTAGCCAAAAGTGCAGGTGCTACAATAGTAGACCGACTGCTGCAAAACAATAGCTCATCGGGGACGACACGCAGCACGGAACAGCAGAAGGATAACCTAGTGTCCGGGGAAGGAATCATGTACGGACATGATGGATCAGTACAAAGCCTGGTATTCGGTGAATGCGGCAAGGTACTGCTTtctggtggtgtagatggTGAAACTCGACTATGGCTCATGGGCTCTAAATCAACACGCTGCGTCTACCGAGGTGGTGATAGCGCCGTTATGGACCTAGCATACGCACCGTATGGCTTTTACTTCTCAACGTGCGAAGCTGATGGTGCCGCAAGGATGTGGGCAACTGATCGTAGTTTTCCCCTAAGGATCCTTAGGACAGCCCAAGCCGACTGCCTAGGAGTTAAATTTCACCCCAACTCATCGTTACTAGCCACGCCATGCAGTGATGGTAAAATACGATTCTGGGATTTGCGAACATCAGGATGTAGCATCATCCTGGACTCCACCCCCAATGGAGTTAAATATAACCCGTGCTGCAACAGCGTCATCGCAATTTCTAAAAACGGACGAATATTGGCATCCGCCAACGGAAACCACGTAACTGTATATGACCTCTACCAAAGCAGGCAAATGCAAATGCTACTGGGACATACAGAAACCATCGTAGCCATGGACTTTAATAATGGCACCACCGAATTAGCAATATCGGATCCAACAGTGGTTTCACTCTGGGATCTCAATT GCTCCCGTCAATGGCCTTCTTCACAACATCCAAGTGACTCTACAAGCACATTCAACAGCCGTGTATCCACGCTTACACAATTTGAAAATGGAGCTATCGGATTGAAAAAGGCTATGCGAGTTGTGGACACCCAAATTCGTGACATTGGATACACACCAGAAAATGTCTTACTCACACTGGGACTATCCACATCCAAAGAAATGGACATGTGA